The following is a genomic window from Chitinispirillum alkaliphilum.
CGGGTTTGTGACTGTTAACGAATTGTGGCTGCTGATACTTCTGGGCACCTTTTTGATCTCTATTGCAGTAGGGCTATTCTATTTCGTTTCTGCTGCAGCCTTTAGAGTACTGAGCAAAAATCTCCCACGGGCATATCTGTTTATCTTTCCTGCAGTATGGGTGATGGTGGATTATTTGCGTACTTTGAGTGATATCTCATTTCCATGGGCCTTAATCGGGTACAGCTCTGTAGGGATCCTTCCTCTGGCTCAGCTTTCATCTGTAACGGGGGTTTGGGGGGTCACTTATTTGATTGTGCTGGGAAATGTTCTGTTATATGAATATCTCAGGGCTGTAAAAAATGGCTCCTCCCAAACTAAGGCAAAGGGAATCAACTTTGCGATGTGGGCTGTTTCCGTACTTCTGATCTCTGCCTGGGGTTGGGCGAGAATGGGCAGTGATCTGGGTGAAGAGAGGGCAAAAATCACTCTGCTTCAGACTTATATGGATCAGTTTAACTGGACCAGAAATTCAATCGATTCCGCTTTCACCATAACCGATTCAATGGTTTATGTTGCTGCTGCCGATGAGCCTGATCTGATTATACTCCCCGAAAGTGCCCTGCTCTGTTACCTTGACAGGCAAGTGAAGTATCGCGATCAGGTAAAATCATGGGTGGATAACACAACTATTCCTATGATACTGGGTTCACTTCACTGGGATTTTGCTCCGGAAGAAGCTTGGCAGGATTATTATGTCTACAACTCTGCTTTTTTGGTTAAGCCGGGTGAAAGCCTTGAACCTTATCACAAAAAAAAGCTTGTCCCGTTCAGTGAAGCGATGCCTTTTGAAGCTCAGATACCGATTCTTTCACGGGTAAATCTGGGTTCGGCCGGGTTCAGAAGAGGAACAGCAGAAGGGCTTTTTTCGGTAAATGAATCCATCAAAGCCTCTCCAAATATCTGTT
Proteins encoded in this region:
- a CDS encoding Apolipoprotein N-acyltransferase, producing MPPFNSFFNPLFTPFPLFSFVALIPLLFFATRNPRKKAAVHTFIYLFFMSLGQYYWIGFVTVNELWLLILLGTFLISIAVGLFYFVSAAAFRVLSKNLPRAYLFIFPAVWVMVDYLRTLSDISFPWALIGYSSVGILPLAQLSSVTGVWGVTYLIVLGNVLLYEYLRAVKNGSSQTKAKGINFAMWAVSVLLISAWGWARMGSDLGEERAKITLLQTYMDQFNWTRNSIDSAFTITDSMVYVAAADEPDLIILPESALLCYLDRQVKYRDQVKSWVDNTTIPMILGSLHWDFAPEEAWQDYYVYNSAFLVKPGESLEPYHKKKLVPFSEAMPFEAQIPILSRVNLGSAGFRRGTAEGLFSVNESIKASPNICYEIIYPSFVQKRLPQSVNLLVNITNDGWFGRSSGPFQHAAMAQMRSIENGVSLARSANSGISMSVDPLGRVINRSGLYERVIITDEVPLIRISTFYSRFGDWFVLLSFVLTIFGGVSIGIKKSRFGKDR